The Gordonibacter urolithinfaciens genome contains a region encoding:
- a CDS encoding indolepyruvate oxidoreductase subunit beta: MRNVLLAGVGGQGTVLAAKVLAQAAQEKGWQVRTAETIGMAQRGGNVVSHVRMGDGGEEVLAPLLARGTADLVVAFEPAEAARVVPFLAPGGTLVTATTALQPVTAALSKTPYRAAAVVARLQEQLAGAAMFVAVDDAALCAKAGSRKVLNTLLLASALKTGCLPLDLDDLRRAIAACVKPRFVDLNLAAIDAVAGA, from the coding sequence ATGCGTAACGTGCTGTTGGCGGGCGTGGGCGGCCAGGGCACGGTGCTGGCTGCGAAGGTGCTGGCCCAGGCCGCGCAGGAGAAGGGCTGGCAGGTGCGCACGGCCGAGACCATCGGCATGGCGCAGCGCGGCGGCAACGTGGTGTCGCACGTGCGCATGGGCGATGGCGGGGAAGAGGTGCTGGCGCCGCTGCTGGCACGCGGCACGGCCGACCTCGTGGTGGCCTTCGAGCCGGCGGAGGCCGCGCGCGTGGTGCCGTTCCTGGCGCCTGGCGGCACGCTGGTCACGGCCACGACGGCGCTCCAGCCCGTCACGGCGGCGCTGTCGAAGACCCCGTACCGCGCGGCTGCCGTGGTCGCGCGCCTGCAGGAGCAGCTGGCCGGTGCCGCCATGTTCGTGGCCGTGGACGACGCGGCGCTGTGCGCGAAGGCGGGAAGCCGCAAGGTGCTGAACACGCTGCTCCTGGCCAGCGCGCTGAAGACGGGCTGCCTGCCGCTCGATCTGGACGACCTGCGCCGCGCCATTGCCGCCTGCGTGAAGCCGCGCTTCGTCGACCTCAACCTGGCCGCCATCGACGCGGTGGCGGGCGCGTAG
- a CDS encoding diguanylate cyclase domain-containing protein has translation MDETMGRAWLDEAVELTKALWHAYLLEPTEEGVHFIFDSLFQSDFSLIGTGKHEMYPSLPAFMAGLERDQEEAQDITFEILDDYYEARPLDERCCIVFGTLWVREKPSKPKPLLVEMDTRFSMVFRREGDRWLLAHLHHSTPNVDQRRDEYYPKTVTEQANAALAYSKTLERRAEMDSMTGLFNHVAFEGYVSEALARGSADSTFFMIDLDDFKLVNDTLGHPEGDRVIVEFADVLSDVFARDAYVGRMGGDEFAAFTECPLTAAQAEAKARTLIERWTERSDGRVKLGCSIGLASVARGQSFHDLYHAADKALYASKRNGKGRFSW, from the coding sequence ATGGATGAGACGATGGGGCGTGCATGGCTTGACGAGGCCGTCGAGCTGACCAAGGCACTCTGGCACGCCTACCTCTTGGAGCCCACCGAAGAGGGCGTCCATTTCATCTTCGACTCGCTCTTCCAAAGCGATTTCTCGCTCATCGGCACGGGCAAGCACGAGATGTACCCCAGCCTTCCGGCGTTCATGGCCGGCCTCGAGCGCGACCAGGAAGAGGCCCAGGACATAACCTTCGAGATACTCGACGACTACTACGAGGCCCGTCCGCTCGACGAGCGTTGCTGCATCGTGTTCGGCACGCTGTGGGTGCGCGAGAAACCCAGCAAGCCCAAGCCGCTGCTTGTGGAGATGGACACGCGCTTCAGCATGGTGTTCCGCCGCGAGGGCGACCGTTGGCTCCTTGCCCACCTGCACCATTCGACGCCCAACGTCGATCAGCGCCGCGACGAGTACTACCCCAAGACCGTGACGGAGCAGGCGAACGCCGCGCTCGCGTACTCCAAGACGCTCGAGCGCCGCGCAGAGATGGATTCAATGACCGGCCTGTTCAACCACGTTGCCTTCGAAGGTTACGTGAGCGAGGCCCTGGCGCGCGGCAGCGCGGACAGCACGTTCTTCATGATCGACCTGGACGACTTCAAGTTGGTGAACGACACGCTCGGGCACCCCGAGGGAGATCGCGTCATCGTGGAGTTCGCCGACGTGCTCTCCGACGTGTTCGCACGGGATGCGTACGTGGGGCGCATGGGCGGTGACGAGTTCGCCGCGTTCACCGAGTGCCCGCTCACGGCCGCGCAGGCCGAGGCGAAGGCGCGCACGCTCATCGAGCGCTGGACGGAGCGGTCGGACGGGCGCGTGAAGCTGGGCTGCTCCATCGGCCTGGCGTCCGTCGCGCGCGGCCAGTCGTTCCACGACCTGTACCACGCCGCCGACAAGGCGCTCTACGCCAGCAAGCGCAACGGCAAGGGGCGCTTCAGCTGGTAG